The following is a genomic window from Leptospira dzoumogneensis.
CTATTCCGCTTGGGATCATCGCCTCTGTCGGAAGAAAAACATTTTCTTACCAAGACTGCGGGGATTTTCCTCCGGTGGAGACCGAATATTTAGTACATGAAAGAAATAAGATCCTAGGTGAGATCGAAAAAGAATACAAAGATCTGCCCCAACTTCTGACAGAAAGAGCTAAAAAAGAATTTGGTGAAAAATTCAAATCCAATCTCCCGCTAATCTGGTTTATGGACGGAAGCCTAAAACAAGGCAAAGTAGTAGCCCAAGACACTGAAATATTGGAGATTGAAGACGAGGACGGAGCCCGAAAAAAATTCTATAAACGAGATATCTTAAAAGTAAGATATTCATTGGATTAACGATCATGCTCCGGATATATAAGATCTTTATTATTTTTATTTCTTTATTCCATATTCGATGTGGATATTTTCATTACCAAGCTTATTTGGAGGATTATCTATCCGGAAATCCGACAGAATCTTTTAATTCCGATTTTTTAGGAATATTACTCGCGGTTGAACCTTCCTCTTTAACGAATAAAAATGCGGAAGATTATTTGGAAGTTTCTCAAACACAATTAAATGTAATAGAAGGAGGCAACGGGTCTTCTTACGACATCCGGTTGAAAATTGAACCGACCCAGTCCGTATATTTGGATATAAGCCCCGAAAATCGAATGCAGATTAACGGAAGTGCAAATACGGTCAGGATCGAATTCACTCCCCAAAACTGGGATCAATTCCAAACGATTTCCGTAAACGCATTAGATAATAGTAATGTAGAAGGGACTGTTTCCGCTTTTATCACACACTCCATATCCAGCGCCGACGTCGCTTTTTCCAATATCTCTACTTATTCCCTAAGAGTGGATATATCGGATAACGATAGCGCCGAGATCTTTATTTCAAAAACTACTTCCAATGGAGCGGAGGGCGGTGCAACCGGTCAGTATAACATATCGTTAACGGGACAACCGATCTCGGACGTTATCGTGACTCTTACCCCGAATAACCAAATCCAAGTAAACGGCTCCTCTTCTCCGATCGATCTTACATTTACAAACTCCAATTGGACTCAGGCTCAAACGGTCACAATTTCCGCGATTGACGATAGCGTGGTAGAAGGACCACATAATGGATTAGTAACTCATTCTATAGTATCCGATGATCTTAGGTATTCTAATTTTACTCTAAGCGATCATACCTTTAAAATTTCGGATAATGATCCACCCACGAACTATTCTCAACTTTCCATCCAGAGTACGAATGTGACCGCATTTACAATGGGAGGCCAAGGAAATTATTGGGTAGGAAACCCTGGCCAAACGATTCCTTTTACATTATCTTTTCAGATAACAAGCAGTTGTAACGTAAATTGTTCCGTCCCTTTTCTAGTCGGTATCTATAGTTCAAGTCGTTTGGGCACGACTCCCGACTCGAGGGCCTGCCAACAATACAGCGATATAGGTCCCTATCCGAAAAATATTGGTTTTAATAACTCGCTTAAATCCCCAAGCGAGCCAGGGATCTACATGATCACTTTGTATAGGAACACACACGGTCAATGCAGTTCCATGATCACCGACTATAGCACTCAGGGATTCTATATAGGGGTACTCGAAGTTATCGGCAATTAAGGGCAATTCACGCGCATTTCATTCCAAACCTGGCACAAACTTTCCCGCACCATTCTTAGTTTTATCATTCGCGATTTCATCCGGACAATAGACAAATTATAGGCCCTTGCCGTTTATTTTCCGCTGGGACAGTCGATGGTCATAGAACAAAGAATATTCTGCTTTTCAATCAGGAGATCCGATAGCTAATTACGAACTCAAAGCTTGATTGCGGTTGGGATTCGATGGAAAGAACGAGTCGATACCATTGCATATGAGAAATATCTAAATACTATTCCCCAAGATCCACAAAAAACGGCTTATATCTTTTTACGAAGTCTCGATCATAGAAAAATCTGAAATTAACCATTTTATCCGATTGAAACTTGATCGTAAAAATATTCTTACCTTTCCTAAAGATATCTTTTGCTGAAATTAAAATATACCTGCGACACTTTAAAACCCCATTTGCGGAACCCGACTTAACATATTCTTCGGCAGGTTTGCGCGGAAAGAAAGTCCTTTTACCTAACCCGAGTTTAAAGAAAGGGAAATCAAAGTCGAACGAAACTAATAATTCTATTTGATTATCGTTTAGAAGAAAAGAAAAATCTTGATCAACGAATTCTTTAGAAGATCCGCAAAATTCCCATAATAAATAGTTTTCCTTTTTCGTCAGAGCGGATGGATCAGTGTAGAAATTCAAATTCCTATTATTCGAATCAGAAAGAATCGTTCTGAGGTTTTCATATTCAACGAAGAAAGCTCTAGATTTATAATCTAATCCCAAATCACGAAGTGATTCGAAATAATTGGTCTCTGAAGCATAACGCAATTGATATTGGGTATCTACTCCATGCGAGATTAGATCATAACCTCCAGTTGCAGATGAGCATTGTAGTAATAGGG
Proteins encoded in this region:
- a CDS encoding LIC_13076 family protein, translating into MKHSIIKILSYFLFVSCGTNQVFIDQANQVRISKNQDTDCKQIGEYEQYYWLYGLYSINEPKFQSSKYKKIKIREKVTWKDILVTIPLGIIASVGRKTFSYQDCGDFPPVETEYLVHERNKILGEIEKEYKDLPQLLTERAKKEFGEKFKSNLPLIWFMDGSLKQGKVVAQDTEILEIEDEDGARKKFYKRDILKVRYSLD